One window of the Kwoniella dejecticola CBS 10117 chromosome 3, complete sequence genome contains the following:
- a CDS encoding protein disulfide-isomerase domain, with protein sequence MRLPQYLLTILGITTALTGVSAASSNDDVDLRQLTDDNFKQETSRGIWLVEHYSPKCSHCRAFAPTWAQMAKDKQHLERLSGFHMAQVNCLAQGDLCNTNGIKFYPQLMVYEDGQPKPHYTGDRSYGDLEKFINERVEEYTQLRAMASNEDDGVSSGEKPNPDGQVVEVDEVQFEEYKAKGPVMVDFFAPWCGHCKKLRPTYEKLAEAMKGKLNIVAVDCDIHKNFCRKSGIQGYPTIRMYHHGTKTDHPGSRSFDKLKAFAEKAVQVTTLQPLKFAEFDNVVKSNEALFLYLQNYDTTVADLQSVKKALEPLLGSVPAYTSSDAQLYQQLSIANPPPTSVLFAFSSYSSRPVGSLAFPASQDSLNKFIQLHRFPTLLELTGSNYNAVMNSNSRAIVVLGALHKGEEGKKDRDQLEEVAKAWKKGGRPFAQPVWFVWVDGEKWSGWLKQQYNIKKSKIPAVVVIDTPLDEYYDTTIEGNQIEFDGTSIFSVLEGIYQHFLRPKRIESTLQWGSRSAAATLINFGQMSVEHPLLALVLLVGAVGLFVGLLQKCNGRDHKDSGTPVGGPRLD encoded by the exons ATGCGCCTCCCTCAATACCTCTTGACGATATTAGGAATAACGACCGCACTCACAGGCGTGTCCGCAGCATCATcgaatgacgatgttgatttgCGTCAACTGACAGATGATAATTTCAAGCAAGAAACTTCGCGAGGCATATG GTTGGTCGAGCACTATTCACCGAAAT GTAGTCACTGTAGAGCCTTTGCTCCAACCTGGGCGCAGATGGCCAAGGACAAGCAGCATTTAGAGCGATTATCAGGATTCCACATGGCACAAGTCAACTGTCTAGCACAGggtg ATCTGTGTAACACAAATGGAATCAAGTTCT ATCCTCAATTAATGGTCTACGAAGATGGACAACCGAAACCTCATTATACCGGAGACAGATCATACGGTGACTTGGAGAAGTTCATTAATGAAAGAGTCGAAGAATATACCCAGCTGCGTGCGATGGCATCAaacgaggatgatggtgtATCATCAGGAGAAAAGCCTAATCCCGATGGACAGGTCGTGGAGGTAGACGAAGTTCAATTTGAAGAATATAAGGCGAAAGGTCCTGTAATGGTGGACTTCTTTGCACCGTGGTGTGGACA CTGTAAAAAGCTCAGACCCA CGTACGAAAAGCTCGCTGAGGCTATGAAGGGAAAGCTCAACATCGTTGCTGTGGACTGCGACATTCACAAGAACTTCTGCAGGAAATCGGGTATACAAGGCTACCCAACGATACGAAT GTATCATCATGGCACAAAGACGGATCACCCTGGCTCGCGATCATTTGATAAGCTGAAGGCTTTTGCTGAGAAGGCTGTTCAAGT GACGACTCTACAACCCTTGAAATTCGCCGAATTTGACAACGTAGTTAAATCCAACGAAGCATTGTTCTTGTACCTGCAGAATTACGATACCACCGTCGCTGACCTT CAATCCGTCAAGAAAGCGCTCGAACCGCTTCTCGGCTCTGTTCCGGCTTATACCTCATCCGATGCTCAGCTATATCAACAGTTATCCATCGCCAATCCACCTCCCACTTCAGTCTTATTCGCCTTCTCATCCTACTCTTCGCGTCCAGTCGGCTCATTAGCTTTTCCAGCATCGCAGGACAGCTTGAACAAGTTCATCCAGCTTCACCGATTCCCCACGCTGCTAGAATTGACAGGAAGCAATTACAATGCAGTGATGAACTCGAATAGCAGAGCGATAGTAGTTCTTGGAGCTTTACACaagggagaggaggggaagaaggatagaGATCAGTTAGAAGAAGTCGCTAAAGCATggaagaaaggcggaagGCCGTTCGCCCAACCTGTTTGGTTCGTCTGGGTCGACGGTGAAAAGTGGAGTGGATGGCTGAAGCAGCAATACAA CATAAAGAAGAGCAAAATACCCGCCGTTGTTGTGATCGATACACCA TTGGACGAATATTACGATACCACTATCGAGGGCAATCAAATCGAATTCGACGGAACCAGCATATTCTCAGTGCTCGAAGGCATATATCAACATTTCTTGCGGCCTAAACGGATAGAATCGACCTTGCAATGGGGTTCAAGGAGCGCCGCAGCGACTCTGATCAATTTCGGG CAAATGAGTGTAgaacatcctcttctcgcttTGGTCTTGCTTGTTGGAGCTGTTGGGTTGTTCGTTGGTTTGCTGCAGAAATGCAATGGAAGGGATCATAAGGATTCGGGAACCCCGGTTGGAGGACCGAGATTGGACTAG